One region of Camelina sativa cultivar DH55 chromosome 6, Cs, whole genome shotgun sequence genomic DNA includes:
- the LOC104698936 gene encoding uncharacterized protein LOC104698936 translates to MRHPVDFVTWDQMNEKYPSFAAEERNIRLGLSTDGFNPFNMKNVNNSAWHVLLVNYNMPPDKCMKEENIMLTLLIPGPTQPGNNIDVYFEPMIEDLNHLWEKGELTYDAFSHTTFTLRAMLLWTIQDFPAYGNLAGCKVKSKMDCPVCGKHTDNLWLSNCRKHIYMSHRKSLPPSNIYEERKHGLMNDFGNVRVTGRKRKMKDCVDSASDTNDESEEEEEEEEEMPVRHNLDVMHVDRNVAASLVATFLHCGKSKDGVNARKDLQLLAPWSLSKTEKKVFCKRLFDFRGPDGYCSNISRCIKMEDYTIKGLKSHDYHVLMQQLLPVAIRGLLPKGVRIAIGRLCAFFNQLCQRVIDRETISVIEHEIVETICMFERFFPPKFFDIMVHLTVHLGRKARLCGPVHFRWMYPFESDFLKKTTNADEELDRNDDYENCSILEGRPISAGTSCTLTNNERNIAHLAVIHNMALLDPYVE, encoded by the exons ATGCGTCATCCTGTGGATTTTGTGACGTGGGATCAAATGAATGAGAAGTACCCGTCATTTGCTGCAGAAGAAAGGAATATTAGGCTTGGACTCTCCACAGATGGGTTTAATCCTTTCAACATGAAGAATGTTAACAATAGTGCATGGCATGTTCTGCTAGTGAATTACAACATGCCACCTGACAAGTGTATGAAAGAGGAGAACATAATGTTGACATTGCTGATACCTGGTCCCACTCAACCTGGAAACAATATAGATGTGTATTTCGAACCCATGATAGAGGATCTCAACCATCTGTGGGAGAAGGGAGAGTTAACGTATGATGCATTCAGTCACACCACATTCACGTTAAGGGCAATGCTTCTCTGGACCATACAGGATTTTCCAGCATATGGAAATCTAGCAGGCTgtaaagtaaaaagtaaaatggATTGTCCTGTCTGCGGGAAACACACAGACAATTTGTGGTTGAGTAATTGCAGAAAGCACATATACATGTCTCATCGGAAGTCTCTGCCACCCAGTAATATTTATGAGGAAAGAAAGCATGGTTTGATG AATGATTTTGGAAATGTAAGAGTAACtggaagaaagaggaagatgaaagatTGTGTTGACTCTGCTTCTGATACTAATgatgaatcagaagaagaagaagaagaagaagag GAAATGCCGGTCAGACATAATTTAGACGTGATGCACGTAGATAGAAATGTTGCGGCTAGTCTGGTTGCTACATTTTTGCATTGTGGGAAATCAAAGGATGGTGTTAATGCTCGAAAAGATCTGCAACTTCTTG CTCCTTGGTCTTTGTCCAAAACTGAGAAGAAAGTATTCTGTAAGCGCCTATTTGACTTCAGAGGTCCAGATGGTTATTGTTCAAATATTTCAAGATGCATTAAGATGGAAGATTATACCATCAAAGGACTTAAATCACATGATTATCATGTgttgatgcaacaacttcttccgGTTGCAATTAGAG GTTTGTTACCTAAAGGTGTAAGGATAGCTATTGGACGCTTATGTGCTTTCTTCAACCAACTGTGTCAGCGAGTGATTGACAGAGAGACAATTTCTGTAATCGAGCATGAAATTGTGGAAACTATCTGCATGTTCGAGAGGTTCTTTCCACCAAAATTCTTTGATATAATGGTGCATTTGACTGTACACTTAGGCAGGAAAGCTCGGTTATGTGGACCAGTTCATTTTCGCTGGATGTACCCATTTGAGAG tgattttttgaaaaaaacaacaaatgctGATGAGGAACTCGATAGAAATGATGATTATGAGAATTGCTCTATACTGGAGGGTCGTCCTATATCAGCAGGCACTTCATGTACTCTCACTAACAATGAGAGGAACATAGCACATCTTGCTGTGATTCACAATATGGCCTTGCTTGATCCTTATGTAGAGTAA
- the LOC104790933 gene encoding ATP-dependent zinc metalloprotease FTSH 7, chloroplastic-like translates to PQFLGFRNYDSTTTTTFEFAQPRINARFKFATCVSHNTLLYSKASSFFNHRCRVYPQNPNRFVSNSIPLPLEKKKKAVTVLRNQERFNLFDGFSKNTSRRVVVNCQEDDDQREGPSESSEDEERSQSTPAKSGSSSKQGEDKVWRSSSKGKKKKWQWQPIIQAQGIGVLLLQLGVVMFVMRLLWPGIPLPGSEPRVQTTFVSVPYSEFLSKVNSNQVQKVEVDGVQVLFKLRDDGKWKESGSNRLSESSESLLRTVSPTKRVVYSTTRPGDIKTPYEKMLGNNVEFGSPEKRSGGFFNSGLIALFYIAVLAGLIRFPLSFSTNTTGQLRTRKSSGPDGGKVSGGGETITFADVAGVDEAKEELEEIVEFLRNPDKYVRLGARPPRGVLLVGLPGTGKTLLAKAVAGEAEVPFISCSASEFVELYVGMGASRVRDLFARAKKEAPSIIFIDEIDAVAKSRDGKFRVGNNDEREQTLNQLLTEMDGFDSNSAVIVLGATNRADVLDPALRRPGRFDRVVTVETPDKIGRESILRVHVSKKELPLGHDVNLGNIASMTTGFTGADLANLVNEAALLAGRQNKGTVEKIDFIQAVERSIAGIEKKSARLKGNEKAVVARHEAGHAVVGTAVANLLTGQPRVEKLSILPRTGGALGFTYIPPTSEDRYLLFIDELLGRLVTLLGGRAAEEVVYSGRISTGAFDDIRRATDMAYKAVAEYGLNQKIGPVSVATLSGGGIDDSGGSPWGRDQGKLVDLVQKEVTILLQSALDVALSVVRANPDVLEGLGAQLEEKEKVEGEELQKWLSMVVAPEELAVFVKGKQELLLPAQASSS, encoded by the exons CCCcaatttctagggtttcgaAATTATGactctactactactacaaccTTCGAATTTGCTCAACCAAGAATCAACGCTAGGTTCAAATTCGCTACTTGTGTTAGTCATAATACTCTATTGTACTCGAAAGCTTCGAGCTTTTTCAACCATCGTTGTAGGGTTTATCCCCAGAACCCGAATCGCTTCGTCTCCAACTCAATCCCGCTTcctctggagaagaagaagaaagctgttACGGTGTTGAGAAATCAAGAAAGGTTTAATCTTTTTGATGGGTTTTCTAAGAATACGAGCAGAAGAGTTGTTGTGAATTgtcaagaagatgatgatcagaGAGAGGGTCCGAGTGAGAGTAGTGAGGATGAAGAAAGAAGCCAGAGTACTCCGGCTAAGTCGGGTTCATCGTCGAAGCAAGGGGAAGATAAGGTGTGGCGGTCATCAtcaaaggggaagaagaagaagtggcaGTGGCAGCCTATAATCCAAGCTCAGGGGATTGGAGTTTTGTTGTTGCAATTGGGTGTTGTTATGTTTGTGATGCGATTGCTTTGGCCTGGGATACCTTTACCTGGATCGGAGCCTCGAGTTCAGACGACTTTCGTCAGTGTGCCGTATAGTGAGTTTTTAAGTAAAGTTAATAGTAACCAGGTTCAGAAGGTGGAGGTTGATGGGGTTCAAGTTTTGTTTAAGTTAAGAGATGATGGAAAGTGGAAAGAGAGTGGCAGTAATAGGTTGTCAGAGTCGTCTGAATCGCTGCTTAGAACTGTGTCTCCCACGAAACGAGTTGTGTATTCCACCACAAGACCCGGTGACATCAAAACACCATATGAGAAGATGCTTGGGAATAATGTGGAATTCGGATCTCCTGAGAAACGCTCTGGGGGTTTCTTCAACTCTGGATTG ATAGCTCTTTTCTACATAGCGGTGCTTGCAGGGCTTATTCGATTCCCTCTTAGCTTCTCCACG AATACAACTGGCCAGCTTAGGACCCGGAAGTCTAGTGGTCCGGATGGGGGAAAAGTCTCTGGTGGAGGTGAAACAATCACTTTTGCAGATGTTGCAGGTGTTGATGAAGCAAAGGAAGAGCTAGAAGAAATTGTG GAATTTCTTAGAAATCCTGACAAGTATGTCCGTCTAGGTGCACGTCCTCCGCGTGGTGTCCTATTG gTTGGTCTCCCCGGAACAGGGAAAACCCTTCTTGCAAAGGCTGTTGCTGGGGAAGCTGAAGTCCCCTTCATAAGTTGTTCTGCAAGTGAGTTTGTAGAGCTGTATGTCGGCATGGGCGCCTCACGTGTAAGGGATCTTTTTGCACGGGCCAAGAAGGAAGCTCCATCAATTATATTTATTGATGAG ATAGATGCTGTGGCAAAAAGCCGTGATGGTAAATTCCGAGTCGGCAACAACGACGAAAGAGAGCAAACTTTGAATCAGTTGCTTACG GAGATGGATGGTTTTGATAGCAACTCTGCAGTTATCGTTCTTGGAGCTACAAATCGTGCTGATGTCTTAGACCCGGCCCTGCGTCGTCCTGGGAGATTTGATCGTGTTGTTACG GTGGAAACGCCTGACAAAATTGGAAGAGAATCCATCTTGAGAGTCCATGTGTCAAAGAAAGAGCTTCCTTTAGGACATGATGTCAACCTTGGTAATATTGCCTCAATGACCACTGGTTTTACGGG GGCAGACCTTGCAAACTTGGTAAATGAGGCTGCCTTGCTAGCTGGAAGACAGAACAAGGGGACTGTTGAGAAAATTGACTTCATTCAAGCTGTGGAGCGATCAATAGCG GGCATAGAGAAAAAATCTGCGAGGCTAAAAGGCAATGAGAAGGCAGTGGTTGCAAGACATGAAGCTGGGCATGCAGTGGTTGGTACTGCTGTTGCAAATCTTCTTACTGGACAGCCACGTGTGGAG AAATTAAGCATATTGCCAAGAACAGGAGGGGCCTTGGGATTTACATATATTCCTCCTACCAGTGAAGACAGATATTTGCTCTTCATTGATGAACTTCTTGGACGTCTGGTTACCCTTCTTGGAGGTCGTGCAGCTGAAGAAGTTGTATACTCAGGACGTATATCAACAGGTGCATTTGACGATATAAGGCGGGCGACTGATATGGCATACAAGGCCGTAGCTGAATATGGTCTTAACCAAAAAATCGGACCTGTGTCTGTGGCTACACTTTCTGGTGGTGGGATTGACGACTCTGGAGGCTCACCATGGGGAAGAGACCAG GGGAAACTAGTTGATCTTGTTCAAAAAGAAGTGACAATTTTGTTACAATCTGCCCTTGATGTTGCGCTGTCTGTTGTACGCGCTAATCCAGATGTATTGGAAGGTCTTGGTGCTCAACTTGAAG agaaagagaaagtaGAGGGTGAAGAACTGCAGAAGTGGTTAAGTATGGTGGTTGCACCAGAAGAACTCGCAGTCTTTGTCAAAGGAAAGCAAGAGCTTCTACTCCCGGCACAAGCTAGCTCCAGTTAA
- the LOC104790932 gene encoding uncharacterized protein LOC104790932, with product MVSSLLSFAPATVRVYATGAKGASGPAKEEKNPIDFVLGFMTKQDQFYETDPILQKVEEKQASRSSGTASGKGGSRSSGSTSGKGATKSSGTTSGRGSVRGGKNSAPTPVAPKKNEGGFGGLGGLFKK from the coding sequence ATGGTTTCTTCACTTCTGTCATTTGCTCCGGCCACCGTCAGGGTTTACGCCACAGGCGCAAAGGGAGCTTCAGGCCCCgcaaaggaggagaagaatccCATCGACTTTGTTCTTGGGTTTATGACAAAGCAAGATCAGTTCTACGAGACTGATCCAATTCTTCAGAAGGTGGAGGAGAAACAAGCTTCCAGAAGCAGTGGCACTGCCAGCGGCAAAGGAGGTAGCAGAAGCAGTGGCAGTACCAGTGGCAAAGGAGCTACCAAAAGCAGTGGCACAACCAGTGGCAGAGGAAGCGTTCGCGGTGGTAAGAACTCAGCTCCAACGCCTGTTGCCCCGAAGAAGAACGAAGGTGGATTTGGTGGCTTAGGTGGCctcttcaaaaaataa
- the LOC104790934 gene encoding uncharacterized protein LOC104790934: MEVKVATTTSFHWSGRHTTIPQCPSFSQTLTSSKRRRSSRGRAGDASSVFGGSLSCQSSLKPSTFLGTQSGKLHRSESCELWEFSKVTTDVVKRNNSSLRRVCSASSGFFSNEAFSVKMQELASQFRIAGQEDEEENKHKSEPVGSRRFGSVKLLQESVPGFASLEAPWAEMVNHSSIEMKANSVDLPLSLRIIKRKLQEEALKEASASSYCSINRAFSSMVFMFEELHSFALQTRVGVLRQVKKEMRASLLWIFQRVFSQTPTLMVYVMVLLANYTVHSVASNLPIAASPPHSEETKDVPLVNKGSDQTHQRIDFSSFKESSVSGRDGKGIDGSKWLGSHLPLHRDSVSGEGIREEERSLWNSMVEEAVQMQDSPVDRDMRLRFVSPVSARIELDDYANHTRTELLYKIGLAQEPDNHLLLANYAQFLYLVTQDYDRAENCFKKAIESEDVDAEAYSKYAIFLWKVRDDLWAAEENFLEAISADPTNSFHAANYANFLWQTGGEETCFPLESSESPQEMA, encoded by the exons ATGGAGGTGAAAGTAGCTACCACGACGTCGTTTCATTGGTCAGGACGTCACACGACGATTCCTCAATGTCCGTCGTTTTCTCAAACCCTAACTTCCTCAAAACGCCGTCGTTCTTCTCGTGGAAGAGCCGGAGATGCCTCCTCCGTTTTTGGAGGTTCTTTATCTTGTCAGAGTAGTTTAAAACCTTCCACGTTTCTTGGAACACAATCTGGGAAGCTTCACCGATCTGAATCTTGTGAGCTTTGGGAATTCTCTAAGGTAACAACAGATGTGGTGAAGAGAAATAATAGTTCGTTAAGGAGAGTTTGTAGTGCGAGCTCAGGTTTCTTCTCCAACGAAGCCTTCTCTGTAAAGATGCAGGAGTTAGCCTCACAATTCAGGATTGCAGGgcaagaagacgaagaagagaacaaacacaaatcagAACCAGTAGGTAGTCGTAGATTTGGTTCTGTGAAGCTATTACAAGAGTCTGTTCCTGGTTTTGCTTCTTTGGAAGCACCGTGGGCAGAGATGGTTAACCATTCAAGCATTGAAATGAAAGCAAACAGTGTTGATTTGCCTCTGTCACTTAGGATAATAAAGAGGAAGTTACAAGAAGAAGCGCTTAAAGAAGCTAGTGCATCTAGTTATTGTTCTATCAATAGAGCTTTTTCTTCTATGGTTTTCATGTTTGAGGAGCTTCATAGCTTTGCCTTGCAGACTAGGGTGGGTGTTCTTAGGCAGGTTAAGAAAGAGATGCGTGCTTCTTTGCTTTGGATTTTCCAACGCGTCTTCTCTCAGACACCTACTTTGATGGTTTATGTGATGGTTTTATTGGCGAACTACACTGTGCATTCAGTTGCATCAAATCTACCTATTGCAGCATCTCCTCCACACTCAGAGGAGACAAAAGACGTGCCATTGGTTAATAAAGGTTCAGATCAGACGCATCAAAGGattgatttttcttcatttaaGGAGTCTAGTGTAAGTGGAAGAGATGGTAAAGGGATTGATGGATCCAAATGGTTAGGTTCCCACTTACCGTTACACCGAGACTCGGTTTCAGGAGAAGGGATTAGAGAAGAGGAGAGGAGTCTGTGGAATTCGATGGTTGAAGAAGCTGTTCAAATGCAAGATTCCCCTGTTGATCGTGACATGAGATTGAGATTTGTTTCACCGGTCAGTGCAAGGATTGAGTTGGATGATTATGCCAATCACACTAGAACAGAGCTTTTATATAAGATTGGTTTGGCTCAAGAGCCGGACAACCATCTGCTCCTAGCTAACTACGCTCAGTTCCTTTACCTCGTTACTCAAGACTACGACAG AGCGGAGAACTGCTTCAAGAAAGCCATAGAGTCAGAAGATGTAGATGCGGAAGCGTACAGCAAATACGCTATCTTCCTGTGGAAAGTTCGGGACGATCTCTGGGCGGCTGAGGAAAACTTTCTCGAAGCTATATCTGCAGACCCTACCAACTCCTTCCACGCCGCCAACTACGCCAACTTCCTCTGGCAAACGGGTGGTGAAGAAACATGTTTCCCATTAGAATCGTCTGAGTCTCCTCAGGAAATGGCTTAG
- the LOC104790937 gene encoding probable LRR receptor-like serine/threonine-protein kinase At3g47570 has translation MVGSGSFGTVFKALLPAENKIVAVKVLNLKRRGAMKSCMAECESLKDIRHRNLVKLLSACAKDVEEIRRPSRTLTLLERLKISIDVATVLDYLHVHCHEPIAHCDLKPGNVLLDDDLTAHVSDFGLARLLLKFDQESFMNQLSSAGVRGTIGYAAPEYGMGGQPSIHGDVYSFGVLLLEMFTGKHQPMSYLEETSPCTTTPNRRCQSKSWTLSTYRFFTVVLWRIPDQPVGNE, from the exons ATGGTTGGGTCAGGCAGTTTTGGTACTGTGTTTAAGGCTTTGCTGCCGGCAGAGAACAAGATTGTTGCAGTGAAAGTTTTAAACTTAAAGAGACGTGGAGCGATGAAGAGCTGTATGGCAGAATGTGAATCCTTGAAAGACATAAGGCATCGTAATCTTGTGAAACTATTGTCAGCTTGCGCTA AGGATGTGGAAGAGATTCGTAGGCCTTCAAGAACCTTGACACTTCTTGAAAGGCTCAAGATTTCCATAGACGTGGCTACTGTGTTGGACTATCTTCATGTTCATTGCCATGAACCTATAGCTCATTGTGATCTTAAGCCAGGAAACGTCCTTTTAGATGATGATCTGACCGCCCATGTTAGCGACTTTGGTCTCGCTCGTCTTCTCCTCAAGTTTGACCAGGAGTCCTTCATGAACCAACTAAGCTCAGCTGGTGTCAGAGGAACTATTGGCTATGCCGCACCAG AATATGGAATGGGAGGACAACCATCAATACACGGTGATGTGTATAGCTTTGGGGTTCTCCTTTTGGAAATGTTCACTGGAAAACACCAACCAATGAGTTATTTGGAGGAAACTTCACCCTGCACAACTACACCAAATCGGCGTTGCCAGAGCAAGTCTTGGACATTGTCGACGTATCGATTCTTCACAGTG GTGCTGTGGAGAATCCCCGATCAACCGGTTGGCAACGAGTGA
- the LOC104790935 gene encoding uncharacterized protein LOC104790935, translating into MAAPNSSNERFFGVTNIKNQIPVLLDEDEHNYDAWRELLLTHCMAFDVSGHLDGSLHPANANDDAWLKHDGLVKLWLYSTMAPPLFRSSFQTGGTARDVWNRVEAQFRNNKDARAIQLDNELRTMEIGDMTVRDYCQKMKSTAALLTNVGTQVTDRTLVVYIINGLNDKFDNIINVIKHKDPFPSYESAKSMLEWEETRLKKSTRVTASHSDTSSSSTALTATTTPVQNPHFRNRNDGHRGNRRGGRGNNRGNRGHSSYNRNPWNGPPFWPPQPPYWMPQYPQWPPALRSFPAPPQQANLVEFPLQAYTSEAIADPSSTDWYMDSGATAHLAADAGPSNTDINAPK; encoded by the exons ATGGCTGCTCCTAACAGCTCTAATGAACGCTTTTTTGGTGTTACAaacatcaaaaatcaaatacCTGTGCTCCTTGATGAAGATGAGCACAACTATGATGCCTGGCGTGAGCTTCTTCTCACACACTGCATGGCTTTCGACGTCTCCGGTCATTTGGATGGTTCTCTCCATCCTGCCAATGCCAACGACGATGCTTGGTTGAAACATGATGGTCTGGTGAAGCTTTGGCTTTACAGCACCATGGCGCCACCACTGTTTCGCTCCTCCTTCCAGACCGGTGGTACTGCTCGTGACGTCTGGAATCGTGTGGAGGCTCAATTCCGCAACAACAAAGATGCGAGAGCCATTCAACTCGACAACGAACTCCGCACAATGGAGATCGGCGACATGACTGTTCGTGACTATTGTCAGAAGATGAAATCAACAGCAGCTCTTCTAACCAATGTTGGTACACAAGTCACCGACCGGACTCTCGTTGTGTACATCATAAATGGTCTTAACGACAAGTTTGATAACATCATTAACGTTATCAAACACAAAGATCCTTTTCCTTCTTATGAGTCTGCCAAATCGATGCTTGAGTGGGAAGAGACCAGACTCAAGAAGAGTACTCGTGTCACTGCTTCACACTCAGACACCTCCTCATCCTCAACTGCACTCACTGCCACGACCACACCAGTGCAGAATCCACACTTTCGCAACCGCAACGACGGTCACAGAGGAAATcgcagaggaggaagaggcaacaacagaggaaacagaggacaTTCCTCCTACAATCGCAATCCCTGGAATGGACCACCGTTTTGGCCACCACAACCTCCATACTGGATGCCTCAATACCCGCAGTGGCCACCAGCTCTGCGCTCATTTCCTGCTCCACCACAGCAGGCCAACCTCGTTGAATTTCCGTTGCAAGCTTACACCTCTGAAGCCATCGCCGATCCTTCTTCTACGGACTGGTACATGGATTCCGGCGCCACGGCACATCTAGCCGCAGATGCAG GACCTTCAAACACGGACATCAATGCTCCGAAGTGA